ACAGCACAGAAGATTGAGCAGCGTTCGACCGATGTACCGATCACCATTTCTGCCGCGACCGGCGAACGGCTTCGCGAGCTGGGCGTGTCGGATCTTGATGAGCTGTCCAACTTCGTGCCCGGTCTGAATATTCAGGAACAAAGCGCCAATAATCCCGGTGTCGTCATTCGCGGGATTACTTCTGACAGCGGTTCGGCCCAACAGGCGCCGCGGGTCACGCTTTACTATAACGGCATCGATATTTCCCGCTCTCGTGGTTCCTATCAGGATGCCTATGACATCGAACGGATTGAGGTGATCAAGGGCCCGCAAGCAACCCTGTTCGGCACGGCCTCTGCGGTTGGTGCGATCAGCATTGTCTCGAACAAGCCGGAGCCCGGCTTTTCCGGCGAACTGTCAGGCAGCTATGGCAATTTCGACGCCTACACGGTGGCGGGTCACCTCAACGCGGGGTCGGACATCATCGCCGGACGCGTGGCTTTTGCCTATAAACGCCGCGATGGCTATGTCGAAAATCTCGCACCCAATCAGGATGATCTCTATGCGCAGAACCAGCTCGGTATCCGGGGATCGCTGCGCTACACGCCCAGCGACGATTTCACCGCTGACCTGATTTTCACGTATGACCGCCAGCGCAACTCGGGCACGCCGTTTATATCCGGCTCGCTACCGACAACTGCTGGTCCGGCCGATCCTTTTGGCCCGGCCTTTCTCGCCGGATCGCCCTTTTTCCCCGAGATTTTGGGCGATGATGAGCTTGGCCTGACCCGCGATGTCTATGACGCCAATTTCACCTTTTCATGGAACTTTGCTGACGAATGGACGCTGACCATGGTCAACGGCTATCGCAATTTCGATTCCAATGAAGTGTTCGATGCCGATGGCTCGGTAGCTACCTATCTGGAATTTGCCGAGGATGCCGAGGGCGACCAGTGGAGCCACGAGACCCGTTTCTCCTATAATAACGGCACAACATTTCGCGGCTCCTTCGGTTGGAATATCTTTCGCGAGGATGGCAGCCAGCGCGTGCCCTTAGCCACGGATGAGGTCACATTCCTGCAGTGCCTACAAGGTCAGATTGTTGTCGGCGTTCCCTGTGTAAGCGCTGACGGCATTCCCGCCGGTGTCGCTATCGAAGCACTCACCAACGGCGCGTTTACGGCCATTCCTTACACATTGGAATTTGAAAATCTCGGCAAGAATGACAGCTATTCGGTCTTTGCCGACGGTACCTGGATTCCAATCCCGGAACTGGAACTAACCGCCGGTATCCGTGCGCTTATCGAAAAGCGCCGTTCCGGCTATCGGGCATTCGCTCCCAATTCCGTGCTGGCCGGCGTGCCCTTGTTTACTGTCACAGATACAGCTGGCCAAACATTCCGAACCGAGGACAGCTTTGAGGCCTTTCTCCCACGCTTCAATATTCTCTACCGCTTCTCCGACGATGTTAACGGCTTTGCCACCATCTCTAAAGGTCGCCGCTCGCCGACTGTCGATCTGGATGCAACGAGCGGTCCAAATGGCCCGATTGCCGACTTCACCGCGATCGATGAGGAAACCGTATGGAATTACGAAGTGGGCTTGAAGGGATCCTTCGGTCCGGTGTCAGGTTCGCTCGGCGTCTATTACCAGACTTATGAAGGCTTTCAGGTCAGCGTCGTAAACCCCGAAACCGGCCTTGCGGAAACCCAAAGTGCGGGCAGCGCCAAGAATTTCGGGGTCGAAGCCGAGGTCAGCATTCAGGCCGCCGACTGGCTGAACATATTCGCCAATATCGGCTATATCGATGGCGGTATCGACAATACGGACGATATTGCCCCGGCATTTCGCGATGCCCGCTTCCGGTTGCAGCCAGAAGTACAGACCGCTGGCGGCTTCACAGTTGATTATCCAATCAACGACAGCACCAGTTTCTTCGTGACGCCGACTATCACCTATCGCAGCCGGATATTCTTTGAAATTCCGAACAGCCAGGCGATCAGCCAGGATGCGGTAACGCTCGTCAACCTGCGCGCAGGTATATCCTTTGCCGATGAACAATTTGAAGTGGCTGGCTTCGCGCGGAACCTGACCAATGAAAACTATCTGCTCGATGCCGGCAATACCGGTGGTGCTTTTGGGATTCCGACCTTCATTCCGGCCGAACCACGCTTTTACGGGGTGCAGTTGACGGCGAGATTCTGACCTAGGCTTCGCTTTGCCCGCGCTGTCCCAGCACCGTGTTTTCCACGCGGATCCGATGGCGCAGCAGGATTGCATTCAGGATCGAGAATAGAAGCGCCACCCATGGCAAGCCCATCAACAAAGGAACAATCGCGATTTCAAGCACCACCACCAGATAGTTGGGATGGCTGACATATTTATATGGCCCGCGTTTCACTTTGTCGAAATGAGGCGCCGATATGATCCGCGTTGTCCACCAGCGACCGATTGATGCCAAGGTCCAGACCCGCAGGACTTGGGTGCCAATAAACAGCGCCAGCAGGGCCGGGTTCAGCTCCCGCAGCGGATCGACCAGCAGAAAGATGATCGCTAACCACGCGCTGTGCAGGAAGATAAACCAGTGATAGTGATCCGCACCGAACTCCTCACCGCCTTCGGACAATAACCGCCGGGTATTGCGGTTAGCATAGACCAGTTCGCCCAACCGCTGCGCAACAATATAGATGAGAACCCAGGTGACGAGCGTTGGCGGGGTCGTAAAAATGGCACCTAAATCATTCATCAATCTGCTCCTGCCGGGTCCAATATGCCCAGCACGGATGTAAAGCCTGGACCAAGAGCAGTCATTAATACCGGCCTCTTAGGGTTACTACTGAGTAGTTTTTCCAGCACGAACAGCACGGTCGGCGATGACATATTACCGTGATGTTTCAGCACCTCGCGGGTTGCAGGAATGCCCGGCAATTCTGGCGCGAAATAGTCTTCGAGCGCCTCAACCACTCGTCCGCCACCGGGATGACAGGCTGGCTCGCTCATATCCGATTTTTCCAGGCCTTGCTCGCTTAGGAATTGATCACAGAAGGGCGTGAAGTCCTTAGCCACAAAGGTTGGGATATCCCGTGCGAGCACCAGATCAAATCCGGTTTCACCAATATCCCAACCCATCATATCACGCGAATCGGGCCAGGTTTTCTGATCGAAGGCGCGGAAGGACGGCCCCTCACCCTGCCCTGCCTTGCCGGTCAGCACAGCTGCCGCGCAGCCATCGGCAAACAGCGCCGTTGCGATCATATTCTTCTTGTCGAACTGGCTATAGTCGTAGGACAGGCTGCATAGTTCCAGCGAGATCAGCAGAACATTCTGCCCGCCATTGGCATCGGCCAAGTCATTGGCCAGCCTTATGCCCAATATCCCGCCTGCACAGCCATAGCCGAATACGGGCACGGTCTGCACTGATTGACGAAACCCCATGGCCTCGATCAATCGGCTGGGAATGGAAGGCGTCATTGTGCCCGTTGTCGAGATCATCACAATCGCGTCAACATCTGAAGGCCGCAAGGCCGCTTTCTCCAGTGCCGCCGTCGCTGACCGTCCGGCCAGCGCCCTGCCCACTTCATCATAGATCTGCGCACGTTCAGGCCAGCTGCGCTGTTCCAGATAATAATCAGGGTCCCGGGCAATATAGCGATGGGCAATCCCGCTATTGCCCAATATCTGTTTCAATCGCGCGGGCAACGCAGCCCCGCGCGCCTTGGCCAGTACCGCCAGAACATCCTCTTGGCTGATCTTGTGATCTGGAAGGGCGGTCGCGATGGATTTCAGTTGAGACATGGGGGACATTCGCGCTGCATGGTTAAGCTGTTACACATAGCTGTTTCGGAAACAAAAGAATAATCCGCGATAGCCCGAAGAGACGTATCACCGTTATTCCCGTTGCGAACTGAAAAAGATGAGCTAGCATAGCACCCAACAGGGAAGGTTATAACCATCGGCGGAATAGATCTGGCATTGGTCGATACGATATTGCGACTGCTTACCATGGGCGGGCAGATCATGATCGTTGGTGTTCTTCTGACAAGCAAGACCCGGCTAGGTCTAAAAATATCACTATTGGGCGTGCTGATCAGTTCAATGGCTTATTTGATCAATTCATCAATCACGCTAGCACCGCCGCTTCCCTGGCGCAGAGCTATTGACTTTCTTTCGGTATCAACAACCGTCTGGGCATGGATATTTGCGCACCAGCTGTTTGAGCGCCGCATTGCCAAGGCCTTGCTTATTGCCGTGCCAATATTGCTTGCGCTGTTATGGATCATGGCTGTCACTGTGCCAGGCATACGATGGTTTACCTTCTATGCGATCCGTTTTCTTTCCCTTGCATTAGTCGCGCATCTCATCATCATTGCCCTGACAGGCCGTGCGGATGACTTGATTGAAAAGCGGCGGCTGATCAGAATGTTTTTGCCGATTTTTGTCGGACTAGAGGTTGGCGGCGTTCTGACTTATGAACTTTTCTTCGGTCCTACGGACAATATCCCAGGCGTATCAGCGGTCAATGCGATGCTGATCCTGATCCTGGTTCTTGGCGCCGGCATGGCGGTACTGACAGCGGACGGTGATTTATTTGCAAAACCCGTCACCAATCAACCGCAAGCCCGTCCCTTTCTAAATCTCTCACCATCGGAAACCGTGTTGCATGACAAGCTCATCGCAGCGATGGAAGAAGGACAATATCGCACCCCGTCGCTGACAATAGCGACGCTGGCCGCACAGCTCGATACGCAAGAGCACCGGCTACGCGCATTGATCAACAAACAACTCGGCCATCGCAATTTTTCGTCCTTTCTCAACGGCTATCGAATCGCCGAAGCCAAGGAAAAATTGGCTGATCGAGCGCATGTAGACTTGCCGATTCTGACAATAGCGATGGATTTGGGCTATGGATCGCTGGCGCCGTTTAATCGCGCCTTTCGCTCGGAAACGGGCCAAACACCTAGTGATTTTCGCAAGGAAGCCATTGATCAAAACTGAAATAGTCTGATCATTTTCAAAATCGCACAGCATTTTTCAGCATTGCAGAGAGACGGATGCGGCTTTCTTTCACTTTGCCTTCATCAAACAACAAACGCTTGTGATGGAGAATGTTATGCCTGAACTTTTCAACGCCATAGTGGACCATATGATTGGTGCCTTTACCTTTGATCTGGGCCGCTATTTGATCGCGGCAGGCACATTGTCCTTAATCCTGTGGGCATTTGGTAAATGGAGCGCCGCCCGGCGCATCCAATCCCGCAAGGCTGGTTTCGCTGACTATAAACGCGAATTTCTGTCTTCCATGCGCACAGTTGTCGTTTTCGGTCTGACCACAATCAGCACAGTTTTGCTGGAAGCAGCGGGCTGGATCACGGTCATGACCGGCGAGATACTCTGGCCCTTGTTCATAGTTCAGCTATTGGCAATGATCGTTGCGCATGATGCCTATTTCTATTGGATGCATCGCTGGCTGCATACGAAAACCATGTTCCGCTTCTCACACCTGCACCATCACAAGTCGCGCACCCCGACGCCATGGGCGGCATATAGCTTCTCCTCGTTCGAGGCGATGGCCGAGGCTGCCTTTGTGCCGATCTATCTGTTCATCATCTCGGTTGTGTTCGGCGGCATGTATCCATTCGCGATCTTCCTGTTCCTCGCCCATATGATTGTTCGCAATGTTATGGGGCATGCCGGGGTAGAATTATTCCCGGCCGGCTGGACGCGCAACAAATTTGTCGGCTGGATCACCACAACCACCCATCATGACTTGCACCATAGTCAGGGTAACAGCAATTTCGGCCTCTACTTCACCTGGTGGGACCGGATGATGGGCACCGAGCATCCCGAATATGAAGCACGCTTTGATGCCGTCGCCAAGCCGATCCGCCTGTCAGTCGGCGTCACAGCAAATATTTGCATCGCCGCTTTCTCTCTCTTGGCGGTCGCTACAACGACGAACCTGATTTAACCGAGCGCTGGATGTGTAGAGAGCGCGAAGTCCTTTCCTACATGTCCAGCGACATGCTATGGCAATGCGCGCTGAGTGATTTCTTCTGTAAAGGCGGAAAAGGCTTTTTGCTGCGTGGCAACAGAGAAGGATTTTTTAGCCGATTCTGTGTAGAAACTGTATAAACTCACGAAAGTGATCAGCTTCAGATCTTGCATATAGCACTGATATTAATGAATTTTAATCGACAAATCTCATTTATTGTGCACTGCAACATTTTTCCTTGACTTTAACGTAAGCCTTCCCTATTTGTGCACTGCAACAAACAAATGGAAGCAAAGATGGCTGATACAAAAACGACTGATACACAGGCTGTTCCGGCTGCTAATAAGCCCGCCAGCCTCTCTGCTGAAGCGGCTTACTCAGCCGCTGCCTCAGCGAAATCCGTAGCTGCTGAAGCTGCACCTGCTCCTAAAGCAGCTGCCAAGCCAGCAACGAAGACTGCACCAACAACCGCCGCGGCTCCTGCTGCGAAAACGCCGGTTGCTGCTGCAACAACCAAAACGGCTTCAAAACCCGCTGCAACGAAGCCTGCAGCAACCAAGGCGGCTCCTAAAAAGACTGTTACGAAGCGCAAAGCCGCTCCGAAACGCGCCGCAACAACCGCGAAAAAGACTGTTAAAAAAGGAACGACCAAGATGACAACCGCAAAGAAAACCACCGCTAAGAAAGCGCCTGTGAAGAAAACCGTAAAGAAAGCAGCTCCAAAGGCTGCTCCAAAAGCGGCTACCACCAACAAAAAAGCTCTGCAGGACATGGCTGCCAAATTGCAGGCTCAGCTTGAGAAGCTGACCGCGACCGCTCAAGAGCGTGCCAAAGAAGTAGCTGACCGTGCTGTTGAAGTTTCCAAAGACGCTGTTGAATTCAACCGTCTTAACGTTGAAACCCTCGTCGAAAGCGGCAAAATCACCGCTCAAGGCGCTCAGGAAATCGGCAAAACCAACGTTAAATATACCCGCGAAAACTTCGCGGAAGCCAGCAACGTTCTGAAAAGCTCTTTCAATGTTGCTACGCCAAAAGATTTCGTTGAAATGCAAGCTGACTTCATGCGCAGCAGCCTGGACCGGGTTATGGAACAGACTTCAAACAACATGGATGCCGTAACCAAATTGGCTGGCAAAGCCTATCAGCCAATTGCTGATCGCGTTAGCACCATCCGTAAAGAGATCAAAAAAGCCGCTTAAGCTGCTTTTAATCGTCACGCAAAAGGCCGTTCCTTCGGGAGCGGCCTTTTTCATTTGGCCCATGTTGGGTCAATTTATCGTAAAATCATCGTGGATTGATCAATCCGCCACTTGCCCTCAAGGGTGAAAATACCATATCCTGACAGACATGATTACAGCAGAGATTCTCTCCCTATCACCAATCGAAGCCGAACCGCCTTTTTTGGGACGCGGCGAAGCCTTGCAATCAGGCATGGCAATGGCCGGGGATGATGATGACGGCGCGGACAACAACGGTACCGGGGACAGCGATGATACCGATCTCGGTATCGCTACCAAAACGCGGACCAAGACCAAGAAACCCAATCCCTACAAAGTCCTGCTGCTCAACGACGACTATACTCCGATGGAATTTGTCGTCCTTGTCCTCAAGCGCTTTTTCCAGATGGATATTGATGAAGCGACCCGGGTGATGCTGCACGTCCACCAGAAGGGCGTCGGAATTTGCGGCACCTTTAGCTATGAAGTTGCCGAGACAAAGGTAACACAGGTGATGGACTTCGCTCGCAAGAACCAACACCCACTCCAGTGCACTTTAGAAAAAGCCTGACCCGGCATCCAATCATATAAGGAAATAGACTATGTCAGAGACCCCGGTAATTACCGTCGATATTGTCTCTGATGTCGTCTGCCCCTGGTGCATCATCGGGTATAAAAAACTCGAACAGGCGATGCAGCGCTTTGAAGGCAGAGCAGAATTCGCCCTCGCCTGGCATGCATTTGAACTGAACCCGAACATGCCGCCCGAGGGACAGGATATCAACGAGCATATGGCGCAGAAATATGGCGCCACGCCAGAGCAAAGCAAAGCCAATCGTGAACGGCTGCGCAACGCCGGCAGCGATCTCGACTTTGAGTTCAGCTATCGTGAGAATATGCGGATGGTGAACACATTTGATGCGCACCGCCTGCTCCACTGGGCCGGCGAAACCGGCAAACAGACTGCACTGAAACTGGCACTGTTCAAAGCGCATTTCACCGATGGCAAAGATGTCAGCGATCATGAAATTTTGACCGAAGTGGCTGGCTCTGTCGGCCTGGATGAAAAACGCGTCCGCAGCTTGCTGGCCAGTGACATGTACGCTGCGGATGTCCGTGCGGTTGAAGCCCAATGGCAAGACCGCTTCATCTCCGGCGTACCAGCCTTTATCTTCAACAAGAAATTCATGGTTCCCGGTGCGCAAGACAGCGATGTGTTTGCGCAGATTATCGAGAACAAGGTGCTGGCCGCCGCAGCTTAGTGGTTGTGTTAGCAGTGACGTGCTCCGCACTTGATGCGGAGCCCAGGATGGCTGCCACGCCCGTCTAACCTAGGCTCCGCATCAAGTGCGGAGCACATCTATTCAGAGCTCACCCTCGCTTCGGCGGCAACGGGAAAAAACCGGATGTCCGCTCGATATAGTCAACATAATCCGGCCGGTTCTTGCGCAGCGCATATTCCAGCATGGGTGCGCCACTCCATTTGGTTAGCGTGAAGCTGAGGAACAAAGGCCCGATAATCGCCACCCACGCTGGCCAACCGACTTGTGCCGCAACCAGCCATATCCCCCACCATGTGCAGAAATCGCCAAAATAATTGGGATGACGAGTGTAGCGCCAAAGCCCGGTATCGAGCACCTTGCCCTTATTCGACGGATCCGCCTTGAACGCTTTCAATTGCGCATCCCCGACCGTTTCGAAAACGATACCGATGACCGCGAGTACCAGACCGATAACCGCTAACGGCCCAAGCCCCTGATCGCCCGACAGCAATATCCCGATTTGCGCAGGCAAGCAGACCATGAAAAGCAGCGGTATTTGCAACACCCACGCTTTTATCAATGCCGTTTTTGCAAAGCTCCAACCCTTTTTCTTCATCGCAGTGCCGATTATCTTGGTATAGCGTGGATCCTCGCCTTCCTTGCTCCATCGCAGGTAAAGATGCGTTCCCAAACGCACGCCCCAGGTCATCGTCAAACCAAAGATCGTCCAACCGAGCCAGCCCGCATTTCCCACCTGCAGGATTGATGCGCCTGCCATGATCGCCATGCCATAAGCCCAGAAGGAATCGATAAAGGACACATCCCGGATTTTCACCGAAACCAGCCAGAGAATAATCATGACTGCCACCAGAAGTGCAAAATTTTGACCGAGGGCTGCGAGCAACATCACCCCTTTTCTCCCGATCGTCCTTCGCTCGGTTCCGGGTCGGGATTGGTGTGGACGATATCATCCATGGCTTTTTCAGGGAATTTCGGCGTGACACTGTGATAAAAGCTGCTGATCTTCGCCATATCGGCTTCATAGTCGCCGGTCACCTCAATTTGCGGCCCCAGTCCGCCCGTCTTCTTCGCATAGTCCATCATACCGATGATCAACGGCACCTTGGCCTTGAGCGCTATATAGTAAAAGCCCGTTCGCCATTGGCGGACATTGCCGCGCGTCCCTTCCGGCGGGATGGTCAATATAAAATCATCGCGCTTGTTGAACTCTTCAACCATCGCATCGACCATATTCTGCGATTTGGACCGATCCACAGGAATACCACCCATACGCCGCATCATGTCACCGAACGGCCATTTAAACAGCGTGTCTTTGCCAATCCAATAGGATTGGATTTTCAAGCTGTTGGTTAGCCCAAAGAAATAGATAAAATCCCAATTGCTGGTGTGCGGCGCGGCAATGATCACACATTTACGTGGTGCCGGGTTTTCCTGCACCGCTGTCCAGCCGGTAAGAGTGTACACGAACACGGAAAAGCGCCGGACAATCTCCGACAGCCAATTAGGTTTGATATTATCGTGCACGCTTCCCCCACTTGCGATCCTGCTCGCATATGTAAAACGACCATAGGTTCATTTCACTCAAGCGCAACGCCAGATGTTTGTTTTCAAATAAGCGCGGTTCAGCTTTTGGCAATCCAAAATATATAGATTTTGACTGCACAATATGAAGAGGGACAGCATTCATGAAATTATCATCATTCTTAACATCAGCCACAATCCTCTCCGCTCTTGCCCTGCAAACCAACATAGCACATGCTCAACAATCCACCGAAACCTCGCCTAACCAGCAAGTTGATTATGCTGGCTTTCAAAAATTGACCAAGGATGTTGCTGCGTATCGCTTAAGCCGGCTGGTCAATCTGGATCAATTTACCATATTGGCCGAGCAACCAAATGCTGTCATTTTGGACACCCGTTCCGCCGCCGCTTTTGCGCGCGGTCATATTAAAGGAGCGATCAACCTTCCTTTTTCGGATTTTACTGAGGAAAAACTGGCGGAGATATTGGGTGACAAATCACGCCCGATTCTAATCTACTGCAACAATAATTTCCGTGACGATATTTTCCCGGTTCAGCTGAAAAAGGCGCCGCTCGCTCTTAATATCCCGACGTTCATAAACCTCTACGGCTATGGTTATAAGAACATCTACGAGCTGAATGGCGTTACACATATGGCCGACCCACGGGCGAAATGGACCGGTAACACCGAGCTTTCTCTGCTCGCACCGTCTCGGCCTATCGCGGGTGAGCCGAACGCCAATTAGCCGGCTTTTCAAAGCGACCTTGCCAGATTCCGCGTTTGGCCTTTTCCGCAGCGGCTTCTTCCGCACCATAGATCAGGCTATCAAAATTTGCCGATGATATGGCATGCCCCTGTTCGACCAGCGTTGCGCCCAAATCGTCATTTCCACTCATGCAGCTGACAATATGGCGGCCATATTGATCACGTGCACGCACTTCGCAATTGAAGCCACCACCGCGCAGCAGAGTTTCGAGTCCCTGTCTTGCAGATTTCCCACATGGCCAGTTTGCACCAGCGGCGTCTTGGCAGGTCTGGCGATATTCCGGTGCATCAATACCGTAAATGCGAAATTCTACAGCGCCATCCTTGAAACTGTCGCCATCAATAACTTTCACGGTTTTCCCGTTCACCATGATAGTTTCAGGATCAATTGCCCAGCGGCTGAAGGCCCATGAACCGCCGACGACCAGTAAAAGCAGCAGTATCTTTTTGATGTTCCGTGAAAATTTGCTGGTCATAACCGGTTCAGTCTAACCGAATATGCAAGCGGTGCAATGTTCGCAGATGATCTGCTCTTAGCTTGCCTGTTTCAATGTCGGATATTTTGAAACGATGTGATCGAACACCGCAGGATGCAAGCTCTGGACAAATTCACAGCCAAAAATATCGCCTTCGACCCAACAAATCTTGCTCTCGATCGCTGAGAATGATGGCAGAGTCATGAAGATGTTTTTTTCACCGGTCAGCCGGGTCATGCACCGCATGCGAAACCCGTTCATCGACAGATCCATAATCATGGCTTCTATCCGGCCAAGGCCGGGCTCTCTCACTTCGGCAAGAATTTCAACACCAGCACGGGTTGAGGCTCGGTGATCACCCCGTTTCACTTTTTTGTCCAACACCCGTTGATTAGTTTTGTGGCCCATCGTCAAAATCCCGAATTCAACTTTTCGAAAACGGTGCAAAACAAGGCCTAAATGGCCGTTTTCCCGTCAAATATTCTGGCTATTGGTTTTAACAGCAGATGATTAGGCAAAGGTTAAAATGATGGGCTGTTTGTGCGGTTAATAGATGGAAATGGCGGTAATTGGTCAATGCCGTTTCCAAAATTTACAAAAAGCTGACAAAATCTCGCAGCCTGACACGGCATTCTCCTTTGGAAAATCACTTTCCTACAACAATATCAATATGATAGGGAGAAAGGGTCATTTTCTCAGTTTGCGATATCATTGCTCCAAAACCATGCGGGGGTTCAACTTGAAACAGTGTGATTTGTGTGAACTTTGAATTCCATCGCGTCACCTACCCCCGCACTAGGACAGTGTGCACTTTGTGAACTTCGCCTGAAACATGTCTTGTTTTTGTGCCTAGTGGTCGGTCATTCACACTGCCATCAAAATTGATCCTTGCCGCCCGTTCCATTCCTCTGCCAATAGGCGATCACGAAAAAGGGGACCAAAGCGCATGTTATCAGCAATCGGACTAATCGGCGGACTCGCGCTGCTCATCTATATGACAGTGAAAGGCGTCAATATCTTGATCGCCGGACCGATTGCCGCCGCCATTGTCGCAGCAACCAGCGGTCTGGCC
This DNA window, taken from Parasphingorhabdus litoris DSM 22379, encodes the following:
- a CDS encoding TonB-dependent receptor; amino-acid sequence: MKLTCKTSLPALATTLCFSTLAAPAAAQNDLDNAAEDGSDDNVIIVTAQKIEQRSTDVPITISAATGERLRELGVSDLDELSNFVPGLNIQEQSANNPGVVIRGITSDSGSAQQAPRVTLYYNGIDISRSRGSYQDAYDIERIEVIKGPQATLFGTASAVGAISIVSNKPEPGFSGELSGSYGNFDAYTVAGHLNAGSDIIAGRVAFAYKRRDGYVENLAPNQDDLYAQNQLGIRGSLRYTPSDDFTADLIFTYDRQRNSGTPFISGSLPTTAGPADPFGPAFLAGSPFFPEILGDDELGLTRDVYDANFTFSWNFADEWTLTMVNGYRNFDSNEVFDADGSVATYLEFAEDAEGDQWSHETRFSYNNGTTFRGSFGWNIFREDGSQRVPLATDEVTFLQCLQGQIVVGVPCVSADGIPAGVAIEALTNGAFTAIPYTLEFENLGKNDSYSVFADGTWIPIPELELTAGIRALIEKRRSGYRAFAPNSVLAGVPLFTVTDTAGQTFRTEDSFEAFLPRFNILYRFSDDVNGFATISKGRRSPTVDLDATSGPNGPIADFTAIDEETVWNYEVGLKGSFGPVSGSLGVYYQTYEGFQVSVVNPETGLAETQSAGSAKNFGVEAEVSIQAADWLNIFANIGYIDGGIDNTDDIAPAFRDARFRLQPEVQTAGGFTVDYPINDSTSFFVTPTITYRSRIFFEIPNSQAISQDAVTLVNLRAGISFADEQFEVAGFARNLTNENYLLDAGNTGGAFGIPTFIPAEPRFYGVQLTARF
- a CDS encoding type III polyketide synthase, which encodes MSQLKSIATALPDHKISQEDVLAVLAKARGAALPARLKQILGNSGIAHRYIARDPDYYLEQRSWPERAQIYDEVGRALAGRSATAALEKAALRPSDVDAIVMISTTGTMTPSIPSRLIEAMGFRQSVQTVPVFGYGCAGGILGIRLANDLADANGGQNVLLISLELCSLSYDYSQFDKKNMIATALFADGCAAAVLTGKAGQGEGPSFRAFDQKTWPDSRDMMGWDIGETGFDLVLARDIPTFVAKDFTPFCDQFLSEQGLEKSDMSEPACHPGGGRVVEALEDYFAPELPGIPATREVLKHHGNMSSPTVLFVLEKLLSSNPKRPVLMTALGPGFTSVLGILDPAGAD
- a CDS encoding isoprenylcysteine carboxyl methyltransferase family protein, giving the protein MNDLGAIFTTPPTLVTWVLIYIVAQRLGELVYANRNTRRLLSEGGEEFGADHYHWFIFLHSAWLAIIFLLVDPLRELNPALLALFIGTQVLRVWTLASIGRWWTTRIISAPHFDKVKRGPYKYVSHPNYLVVVLEIAIVPLLMGLPWVALLFSILNAILLRHRIRVENTVLGQRGQSEA
- a CDS encoding phasin family protein, translating into MADTKTTDTQAVPAANKPASLSAEAAYSAAASAKSVAAEAAPAPKAAAKPATKTAPTTAAAPAAKTPVAAATTKTASKPAATKPAATKAAPKKTVTKRKAAPKRAATTAKKTVKKGTTKMTTAKKTTAKKAPVKKTVKKAAPKAAPKAATTNKKALQDMAAKLQAQLEKLTATAQERAKEVADRAVEVSKDAVEFNRLNVETLVESGKITAQGAQEIGKTNVKYTRENFAEASNVLKSSFNVATPKDFVEMQADFMRSSLDRVMEQTSNNMDAVTKLAGKAYQPIADRVSTIRKEIKKAA
- a CDS encoding DsbA family oxidoreductase — encoded protein: MSETPVITVDIVSDVVCPWCIIGYKKLEQAMQRFEGRAEFALAWHAFELNPNMPPEGQDINEHMAQKYGATPEQSKANRERLRNAGSDLDFEFSYRENMRMVNTFDAHRLLHWAGETGKQTALKLALFKAHFTDGKDVSDHEILTEVAGSVGLDEKRVRSLLASDMYAADVRAVEAQWQDRFISGVPAFIFNKKFMVPGAQDSDVFAQIIENKVLAAAA
- a CDS encoding sterol desaturase family protein, producing MPELFNAIVDHMIGAFTFDLGRYLIAAGTLSLILWAFGKWSAARRIQSRKAGFADYKREFLSSMRTVVVFGLTTISTVLLEAAGWITVMTGEILWPLFIVQLLAMIVAHDAYFYWMHRWLHTKTMFRFSHLHHHKSRTPTPWAAYSFSSFEAMAEAAFVPIYLFIISVVFGGMYPFAIFLFLAHMIVRNVMGHAGVELFPAGWTRNKFVGWITTTTHHDLHHSQGNSNFGLYFTWWDRMMGTEHPEYEARFDAVAKPIRLSVGVTANICIAAFSLLAVATTTNLI
- the clpS gene encoding ATP-dependent Clp protease adapter ClpS, producing the protein MAMAGDDDDGADNNGTGDSDDTDLGIATKTRTKTKKPNPYKVLLLNDDYTPMEFVVLVLKRFFQMDIDEATRVMLHVHQKGVGICGTFSYEVAETKVTQVMDFARKNQHPLQCTLEKA
- a CDS encoding DUF1295 domain-containing protein, producing MLLAALGQNFALLVAVMIILWLVSVKIRDVSFIDSFWAYGMAIMAGASILQVGNAGWLGWTIFGLTMTWGVRLGTHLYLRWSKEGEDPRYTKIIGTAMKKKGWSFAKTALIKAWVLQIPLLFMVCLPAQIGILLSGDQGLGPLAVIGLVLAVIGIVFETVGDAQLKAFKADPSNKGKVLDTGLWRYTRHPNYFGDFCTWWGIWLVAAQVGWPAWVAIIGPLFLSFTLTKWSGAPMLEYALRKNRPDYVDYIERTSGFFPLPPKRG
- a CDS encoding helix-turn-helix domain-containing protein, which gives rise to MVDTILRLLTMGGQIMIVGVLLTSKTRLGLKISLLGVLISSMAYLINSSITLAPPLPWRRAIDFLSVSTTVWAWIFAHQLFERRIAKALLIAVPILLALLWIMAVTVPGIRWFTFYAIRFLSLALVAHLIIIALTGRADDLIEKRRLIRMFLPIFVGLEVGGVLTYELFFGPTDNIPGVSAVNAMLILILVLGAGMAVLTADGDLFAKPVTNQPQARPFLNLSPSETVLHDKLIAAMEEGQYRTPSLTIATLAAQLDTQEHRLRALINKQLGHRNFSSFLNGYRIAEAKEKLADRAHVDLPILTIAMDLGYGSLAPFNRAFRSETGQTPSDFRKEAIDQN
- a CDS encoding lysophospholipid acyltransferase family protein, with amino-acid sequence MHDNIKPNWLSEIVRRFSVFVYTLTGWTAVQENPAPRKCVIIAAPHTSNWDFIYFFGLTNSLKIQSYWIGKDTLFKWPFGDMMRRMGGIPVDRSKSQNMVDAMVEEFNKRDDFILTIPPEGTRGNVRQWRTGFYYIALKAKVPLIIGMMDYAKKTGGLGPQIEVTGDYEADMAKISSFYHSVTPKFPEKAMDDIVHTNPDPEPSEGRSGEKG